One Triticum dicoccoides isolate Atlit2015 ecotype Zavitan chromosome 5B, WEW_v2.0, whole genome shotgun sequence genomic window carries:
- the LOC119306553 gene encoding uncharacterized protein LOC119306553: MSSSRRINRVVLRKHVPIFDAEEKEQENAILARATKDWAGVKDGSWILDHFSLDAHLVEPPELSTLYLRAKIEARERGIKCIFESMADNFLLMTLLLGDSDYGLVYDGAKNTLSLLPRVPGANTNYFMACLMEPTVFPVPFELLERPAVLPRKDGSYDLLNVGFFWEKYDGGWQRSRRGILFRWSSRGPAEWKKQKARLSPQTRLPREHPERPLHEADVVFTFKGKVFWADLLHGAIVCDMISAGTRDDDHVELDFIHLPEECQGRDFWNRCPNPKEHRTMGPVRDSIKFISIVTADGETPRDNTRPADVVLRSWTLAPDLRSWTRDDDMELPLTQLLESEAYKRQGLPAAVPQHPYLKADEEGVLYLSLGDYYVDKRRRPRLCMKVEYVISINMRRKTLLSHSHIKDGFTLPKGKMNRLL; encoded by the coding sequence ATGTCTTCATCGAGGAGGATTAACAGGGTCGTGCTGAGGAAGCACGTCCCGATCTTCGACGCCGAAGAAAAAGAGCAGGAGAACGCGATCCTCGCCCGCGCGACCAAGGATTGGGCGGGCGTCAAGGATGGTTCCTGGATCCTGGACCACTTCTCCCTCGACGCGCACCTCGTCGAGCCCCCGGAGCTCTCCACCTTGTACTTGCGTGCCAAGATCGAGGCCCGGGAGCGCGGAATCAAGTGCATCTTCGAGTCCATGGCGGACAACTTCCTCCTCATGACGCTGCTGTTGGGCGACAGCGACTACGGGCTCGTCTACGACGGCGCTAAGAACACACTCTCGCTGCTCCCCCGCGTCCCCGGCGCCAACACGAATTACTTCATGGCCTGCCTCATGGAGCCCACGGTCTTTCCTGTGCCCTTCGAACTCCTGGAGCGGCCGGCCGTCCTGCCACGCAAGGACGGCTCCTACGATCTGCTCAACGTGGGGTTCTTCTGGGAAAAGTACGATGGAGGGTGGCAGCGGAGCCGGAGGGGCATCCTCTTCCGGTGGTCGAGCCGTGGCCCTGCCGAGTGGAAGAAACAGAAGGCGCGTCTCAGCCCGCAGACCCGGCTTCCGCGTGAACACCCCGAGCGGCCGTTGCACGAAGCAGACGTGGTCTTCACTTTCAAAGGGAAGGTTTTCTGGGCCGACCTTCTCCATGGCGCCATTGTCTGCGACATGATCTCCGCCGGTACCAGGGACGATGACCACGTGGAGCTGGACTTCATCCATCTCCCAGAGGAGTGCCAAGGGCGTGACTTCTGGAACAGGTGCCCCAACCCCAAGGAGCATCGGACCATGGGCCCAGTCAGGGACTCCATAAAgttcatctccatcgtcactgCCGACGGTGAGACCCCCCGAGACAACACGCGCCCTGCCGACGTCGTGCTGCGGAGTTGGACTCTGGCGCCGGACCTTCGCTCCTGGACGAGAGACGACGACATGGAGCTGCCCTTGACGCAGCTCCTGGAATCGGAGGCCTACAAGCGCCAGGGGCTGCCGGCCGCAGTGCCGCAGCACCCATATCTGAAGGCTGACGAGGAGGGTGTCCTCTACCTCTCGCTGGGAGATTACTACGTCGACAAGAGAAGAAGGCCACGGTTATGCATGAAGGTTGAGTATGTGATCAGCATCAACATGCGCAGGAAGACTCTCCTGTCCCACAGCCACATCAAAGATGGATTCACACTGCCGAAAGGAAAAATGAATCGTCTGCTATAG